A stretch of the Crocinitomicaceae bacterium genome encodes the following:
- a CDS encoding winged helix-turn-helix transcriptional regulator: MKKSSFHLTEQNQKIESRIVVALERISEAFRVLLWNESKENSLSPIQIQILIFIYFHSLEKCKVGYLADEFNMTKATISDSVKILLSKELVTKETDPIDTRSFSLSLTNEGKKIAKKASLFASSIEQPIEKLTQEQKTIMLNGLLKLIYDLNKSGIITIQRMCFTCSNYQLEKGVHYCKLLKSQLAENELRIDCPEHKLQL; the protein is encoded by the coding sequence ATGAAGAAATCATCTTTTCACTTAACGGAGCAAAACCAAAAAATTGAAAGTCGCATTGTTGTGGCTTTGGAACGAATTTCTGAAGCATTCAGAGTATTACTTTGGAATGAAAGCAAAGAAAACTCATTAAGTCCGATACAAATTCAAATTTTAATTTTCATATACTTCCACTCGCTGGAAAAGTGTAAAGTAGGATATTTGGCTGATGAGTTCAATATGACAAAAGCTACAATAAGCGATAGCGTAAAAATTTTGCTTTCAAAAGAATTAGTAACCAAGGAGACTGACCCCATTGATACTAGGAGTTTTTCGCTATCACTCACAAACGAAGGAAAAAAAATAGCAAAGAAGGCATCATTATTTGCTTCATCAATAGAACAACCCATTGAAAAACTGACACAGGAACAAAAAACAATAATGCTTAATGGATTGCTGAAATTGATTTATGACCTAAACAAATCAGGCATCATCACTATTCAAAGAATGTGTTTTACTTGCTCTAACTATCAACTTGAAAAAGGTGTTCACTACTGCAAACTTTTGAAAAGTCAACTTGCCGAAAACGAATTGAGAATAGATTGTCCGGAACACAAATTGCAGCTATGA
- a CDS encoding DUF2024 family protein codes for MEISVYDTVFKKEDGTLLKFDILVPSSFTDLEKIYEFGNSFLKAENISATNLISADECAFCHIEVATKAIENDIRQKGYSIFKHWGFEPLVK; via the coding sequence ATGGAAATTTCAGTTTACGATACGGTCTTTAAAAAAGAAGATGGAACGCTACTTAAATTTGACATACTTGTTCCATCAAGTTTTACTGACTTAGAGAAAATTTACGAGTTCGGTAATTCCTTTTTAAAAGCTGAAAATATTAGTGCCACTAACCTCATAAGTGCTGATGAATGTGCTTTTTGTCATATAGAAGTAGCTACTAAAGCGATTGAAAATGATATAAGGCAAAAGGGGTATTCAATTTTTAAGCACTGGGGATTCGAACCTTTAGTAAAATAA
- a CDS encoding thioredoxin family protein: MAKSIFYHAGCPVCVSAEHDIVNLIGATNVEIVHIGEDRNRIAEAEKAGVKSVPALLTPNGNVLHINFGASMTDVKG, from the coding sequence ATGGCAAAATCAATTTTCTATCACGCAGGATGTCCTGTATGTGTGAGTGCAGAGCACGACATCGTTAACCTAATTGGAGCAACTAATGTAGAAATCGTTCACATTGGCGAAGACCGTAACCGAATTGCAGAAGCGGAAAAAGCAGGTGTAAAATCTGTTCCAGCATTGCTAACACCAAACGGTAATGTGTTACACATCAACTTTGGTGCATCTATGACCGATGTAAAAGGTTAA
- a CDS encoding helix-turn-helix transcriptional regulator gives MKKVKNKNITTFEEHLEKYRGKRGSKKRTEFEIRAKAFLIGEVIKEERRLAKMTQEQLAEKVGAKKSFISRIENGKSDIQLSTLYRLLEFGLGKKIEFVIH, from the coding sequence ATGAAAAAGGTGAAAAATAAAAACATAACGACTTTTGAAGAACACTTAGAGAAGTATCGGGGAAAAAGAGGCTCCAAAAAACGGACTGAATTTGAAATTAGAGCAAAAGCTTTTTTAATTGGTGAGGTGATCAAAGAAGAGCGCAGACTTGCGAAAATGACACAGGAACAACTTGCAGAAAAAGTAGGCGCGAAAAAAAGTTTCATTTCAAGAATCGAAAATGGTAAGTCGGACATTCAGTTGTCTACGTTGTACCGCTTGCTTGAATTTGGACTTGGAAAAAAAATAGAATTTGTAATTCACTAG
- a CDS encoding tyrosine-type recombinase/integrase, with protein sequence MKPTPYGHISLKNILVDGEAKIGLKFNGSAQLIPVLESIPNVSYSNTFQMFYLPAGKETIGLVFKSLKGKAWINGSGFFTKKSSGKQAEVADMSKIRKKYESEEISSLVPIEYVEKLENKMYSFNTAKTYLCCFSIFMQQFKNIPLMEISEEDILSYMNQLVRSGKSSTYINQMINSIKFYYENVMGMPNRFYMIDRPEKVEKLPKVLSKSEVQKIIAHTANIKHKCIVSLLYSAGLRRQELLDMKITDIDSARMMIRVNQGKGKKDRYTVLSTTLLDDLRAYFKEWRPKEYLFEGISGEKYTASSVRSIIVGAAKRAKIWKTVTPHMLRHSFATHLLEAGTDIRYIQTLLGHASTKTTEVYTQVTLVNVQQIKSPLDF encoded by the coding sequence ATGAAGCCAACACCATACGGACACATATCACTCAAAAATATTTTAGTTGACGGAGAAGCTAAAATAGGATTAAAATTCAACGGTTCAGCACAACTCATTCCGGTACTAGAATCTATACCCAATGTCAGTTACAGTAATACTTTTCAGATGTTCTACCTGCCCGCAGGTAAAGAAACCATTGGTCTTGTTTTCAAATCTCTGAAAGGTAAGGCGTGGATAAACGGCTCCGGTTTTTTTACCAAAAAATCTAGCGGCAAACAAGCTGAAGTTGCAGACATGTCAAAAATCCGAAAAAAATATGAGTCGGAAGAAATTTCATCGCTGGTTCCAATTGAATATGTTGAGAAATTAGAGAATAAAATGTATTCATTTAATACAGCAAAAACATACCTCTGCTGTTTCAGTATTTTTATGCAGCAGTTTAAGAATATTCCGCTCATGGAAATTTCTGAAGAAGATATACTGAGTTACATGAATCAGTTGGTGCGCAGCGGAAAATCATCTACTTATATCAATCAAATGATCAATAGCATAAAGTTCTATTATGAAAATGTGATGGGCATGCCTAACCGTTTTTATATGATAGACCGGCCTGAGAAAGTAGAAAAACTTCCCAAAGTACTCAGCAAATCAGAAGTACAGAAGATTATTGCGCACACGGCAAACATCAAACATAAATGCATTGTATCTCTGCTCTACTCGGCAGGTTTGCGCAGGCAAGAATTGCTCGATATGAAAATTACAGACATTGATTCAGCCAGGATGATGATTAGAGTAAATCAGGGCAAGGGAAAAAAAGATCGGTACACGGTTTTAAGTACAACGCTACTTGACGACTTACGCGCATATTTCAAAGAATGGCGACCGAAAGAATACTTATTTGAAGGCATAAGCGGTGAAAAATATACAGCCAGTAGTGTGAGATCAATTATTGTTGGTGCGGCAAAAAGGGCAAAAATATGGAAAACCGTTACACCACATATGCTGCGTCACAGTTTTGCCACTCACCTGCTTGAAGCAGGCACAGATATACGCTACATTCAAACACTATTAGGTCATGCAAGTACCAAAACAACGGAGGTTTACACACAGGTAACCCTTGTCAATGTGCAGCAGATTAAGAGTCCGCTGGATTTTTAA
- a CDS encoding thioredoxin domain-containing protein: protein MHDTTKHSYTNALIHETSPYLLQHAHNPVNWLPWGDAAFEKAKTENKLILVSIGYSSCHWCHVMEHESFEDTAVASLMNEYFVCIKVDREERPDVDQVYMTAVQLMTRSGGWPLNCFTLPDGRPVYGGTYFQKEQWIQVLQNLHFTWQQDKKRMIEYAENLAEGIISSELISVKKTGIEISTEKTDEMIINWKRSFDTLRGGANFAPKFPMPNNYEFLMQYAWHTEDDTVMQQVDLTLQKMALGGIYDQIGGGFARYSVDSFWKVPHFEKMLYDNAQLISLYAKAYQRSKNLLYEHVVYQTIQWLQREMKDASGAYYAALDADSEGEEGKYYVWTEEEMKLVLGDDFDLAARYYAVQPSEKWEGHYILVRKENDSVFAEKENITVTELSHKIQSINNSLLEARNKRVRPGLDDKCITSWNALAVIGFSDAYQSFGEKTFLNMAIETGNWIVKKQMKKDGQLFHTYQKGETKIEGFLDDYAFAAQAFIKLYECTYDIRWIEHAQTLVHYADAHFFDSTGGMYFYTSDKTKDLFARKMELSDNVIPSSNSTMARVLFALGTLLDNDTYIQRAKQMLLNVYDGMETYGSAYSNWGILAMHFSYPYYQIAITGPGYEGYTLELNERYVPNKILLGGEKENLPLLEGKCGEVTLVYVCVGKTCMSPSSPSVPLQRRGMP, encoded by the coding sequence ATGCACGACACCACAAAACACAGCTACACCAACGCCCTGATTCATGAAACCAGTCCCTATCTTTTACAACACGCGCACAACCCGGTTAACTGGCTGCCTTGGGGTGATGCGGCATTTGAGAAAGCCAAAACAGAAAATAAACTGATACTGGTAAGCATTGGTTATTCATCATGCCACTGGTGTCATGTAATGGAGCATGAAAGTTTTGAAGATACTGCGGTTGCTTCGCTCATGAATGAATATTTTGTATGCATTAAAGTTGACCGTGAAGAACGCCCTGACGTTGACCAAGTGTACATGACGGCAGTACAATTGATGACACGCAGCGGAGGTTGGCCTTTGAACTGTTTTACTTTGCCTGATGGCCGGCCTGTTTATGGTGGTACCTATTTTCAAAAAGAACAGTGGATACAAGTGTTGCAAAATCTTCATTTTACCTGGCAGCAAGACAAAAAAAGAATGATTGAGTATGCAGAAAATCTTGCTGAAGGAATAATATCTTCAGAATTAATTAGCGTGAAAAAAACCGGCATTGAAATTTCAACTGAAAAGACAGATGAAATGATCATAAACTGGAAACGCAGCTTTGATACCCTGCGCGGTGGTGCCAATTTTGCACCCAAATTTCCCATGCCAAATAATTACGAGTTTTTAATGCAATATGCCTGGCATACCGAGGATGACACCGTGATGCAACAGGTTGATTTGACTTTGCAAAAAATGGCCTTGGGCGGCATTTATGATCAGATTGGCGGAGGCTTTGCGCGATACTCAGTAGACAGTTTTTGGAAAGTGCCGCATTTTGAGAAAATGTTGTATGACAATGCACAATTAATTTCTCTCTACGCCAAAGCTTACCAACGTTCAAAAAATCTTTTATATGAACATGTAGTTTATCAAACCATACAGTGGCTGCAGCGTGAAATGAAAGATGCAAGCGGCGCCTATTACGCTGCCCTTGATGCTGACAGTGAAGGTGAAGAAGGAAAATATTACGTGTGGACTGAAGAAGAAATGAAACTTGTTTTAGGTGATGATTTTGATTTGGCTGCAAGATATTATGCCGTGCAGCCAAGTGAAAAATGGGAAGGTCATTACATTCTTGTCCGCAAAGAAAATGATAGCGTCTTTGCAGAAAAAGAAAATATTACGGTAACAGAATTGTCTCATAAAATACAGTCAATAAATAATAGCCTGCTTGAAGCGCGCAATAAACGTGTACGCCCGGGACTTGATGATAAATGCATTACCAGTTGGAACGCACTTGCCGTTATTGGCTTTTCTGATGCGTACCAAAGTTTTGGTGAAAAAACATTTTTGAACATGGCTATTGAAACCGGAAACTGGATTGTAAAAAAACAAATGAAAAAAGATGGTCAGCTTTTTCACACCTATCAAAAAGGAGAAACAAAAATAGAAGGCTTTTTAGATGATTATGCATTTGCCGCACAAGCATTTATTAAGCTGTATGAATGTACGTATGATATACGCTGGATTGAACATGCACAGACCCTAGTGCATTATGCTGACGCACATTTTTTTGACAGCACCGGGGGCATGTATTTTTATACTTCAGACAAAACAAAAGATTTGTTTGCCCGCAAAATGGAATTGTCAGACAACGTAATTCCTTCAAGCAATTCAACCATGGCACGTGTACTTTTTGCGTTGGGTACCTTACTTGATAATGACACCTATATTCAACGCGCAAAACAAATGTTACTGAATGTTTATGATGGCATGGAAACCTACGGATCAGCCTACTCAAACTGGGGAATACTTGCTATGCATTTTTCATATCCCTATTATCAAATTGCCATTACCGGTCCCGGGTATGAGGGCTATACGCTTGAACTGAATGAGCGGTATGTACCTAATAAAATTCTGCTTGGTGGTGAGAAAGAAAATTTGCCCTTGCTTGAGGGTAAGTGTGGAGAGGTGACGTTGGTTTATGTTTGTGTGGGTAAAACATGCATGTCTCCTTCCTCACCCTCGGTCCCTCTCCAAAGGAGAGGGATGCCATAG